CAGCAGGGCCGGGGATCCAACTGTCCACCCGCGTCGACATAATGTCGCCGTGAACTCTCTTCAGCACCCCAATACCCCTGCTCCACAACGCGTTTCGGTAGTCGTGGTGGGCGCCGGTCCCGCCGGGCTGACCGTCGGAAACATCCTGAGACGCGCCGGGGTCGACTGCGTGGTCCTCGAGTCCGAGACACGGGAGTTCATCGAGCAGCGGCCGCGCGCCGGGGTCATCGAGGAGTGGGCGGTTCGCGCCCTGGAGCAGCGGGGCCTTGCCGGGAACCTGCTGCGGAAGGCGCAGCGGCATACGGCCTGTGAATTCCGGTTCGACGGGCGCCGACACCGCTTTGAATACGGCGAACTGACGGACCGTCATCACTTCGTGTACCCGCAGCCGCTGCTCGTCACGGATCTGGTGCGTGAGTACGCCGATGTGCGGGACGGTGACATCAGGTTCGGCGTCCGGGATGTGCAGGTGCACGACATCGAAACGGATCGGCCATCGGTGTCGTACACCTGCCCCGAGTCCGGTCAGCGGCAAGTGGTTCATTGCGACTTCGTCGCAGGATGCGACGGCGCGCGTGGCGTGACGCGGCGCGCCCTGCCCGCTGAGCACTACCGGGTCGCGCGGCACGACTACGGCATAGGTTGGCTGTCTCTGCTGGCCGAGGCGCCGCCTTCCTCCGACTGTGTGCTCTTCGGGATCCATCAGGACGGATTCGCCGGACAGATGCCTCGCAGTTCCGAGGTGACCCGTTACTACCTCCAGTGCCCGCCCGGCGACGCCCCGGAGAACTGGCCGCATGAACGCGTATGGGCTGAGCTGCGCCGACGGCTCGCTGTGGAGGGAGCCCCGGAGTTGGTCGAGGGGCGGTTGGTCGAGAAGCGGATGCTGGACATGCACGACTATGTCGTCGAGCCGATGGCGTCCGGGCGCCTGTTCCTGGCCGGTGACGCGGCCCACCTTGTGGCGCCGATCGCGGCGAAGGGCATGAACCTCGCCCTGCACGACGCTTTCCTGCTCGGCGACGCACTGGTCGCCCACCTCACGCAGGAAGCCGGAAGTAACAGCGGTCTGGAGAGCTACTCGGAGGCTTGCCTGCGTCGGGTGTGGGACTACCAGGAGTTCTCGCAGTGGTTGTCCGACGTCTATCACGGGTCGGCTGCAGGGGAGCCGTTCCGGACGGGCACCACGCTCGCCCGGCTTCGGCGCCTGTTCACCTCTCCGCTCGCGGCGGCCGCGTTCGCCGAGCAGTACCTCGGCACAGCTGAGAGCTACTGACCGACTGCCGGCGAGCCACTCGGCATCGCCCCGGCCTGGGGCGGGCCCCGAGCACGCAGGGGACAGCTGCGCCTGAGTATTCCTACTCAGCTGATCGCGTCACTTGGCTCTGATGCGGAGGGGCGTCGTTCCCCACCATGGAGTCCCTCCATCCGAGTTGAGAGAGGTGCTTATGGGCGGCCGTGATCTGCAGCTGCGTGTTGCCACTCCGGTGGATCTTCAGTGGATCCACGGGCTACGTCATCGGGTGTACGCACAGGAGTTGGGCCAGCACGCGCCGGATCCGGCCGGCCGGCTTCGCGACGGGTTGGACGGCGAGAACGTCTACCTCGTCGCGGCGCGAGGGGCGGCCCGAATCGGCTTTGTCAGTGTGACTCCGCCCTGGCTGGGCCGGTATGCGTTGGACAAGTACCTGAGCCGCGAGGAGCTGCCGCTCCTGGGCGAGAGCGATGTGTTCGAGGTACGCATCCTCACGGTTGAGCCGCGCTGGCGGAGCACTTCAGCGGCACTACTGCTGATGTACGCGGCACTGCGCTGGATCGCCGCCCGGGGTGGCCGAAAGGTGGTGGCAATGGGGCGCACCGACCTGCTCAACATGTACCTGTCCGCCGGACTGCGCCCGGTCGGCCGTACCGTCCACAGCGGTGCGTTGACGTTCGAGGTACTGACCGCGAGCGTGACCGACCTGACGAAGGTCACGAGGGACCGCTACCGCACCACGCTGAAGCGTCTGGGCTCCGATGTGGACTGGCGGCTCGACATGCCGTTCGCACCACGGCCGGACGGCTGCGAACACGGCGGGGCCTCGTTCACCGCCATCGGCACGGACTTCCGTAGTCTGCACCGGCGCCATCAGGTAGTGGCGGCCGATGTGTTGGATGCCTGGTTCCCACCCGCTCCCGGCGTACGAGCGGTGCTCGCGGAGGATCCGGGCTGGGCCGCCCGGACCTCACCGCCGACCGCTGCCGAGGGCCTGCTGGCGGAAATCGCCATGGCGCGGTCGCTGCCGACTGAGACACTCGCGGTCGGCGCCGGTTCATCCGACCTCATCTTCAGGGCGTTCGGTCAGTGGCTGACGCCGCAGAGCAGGGTGCTGCTGATGGACCCGGGCTACGGAGAGTACGCCCACGTCACCGAGAGGGTCATCGGATGCCGGGTGGACCGATTCAGGTTGCGCCGCGAAGACGGCTGGCGCATCGACCCGGTCCAGCTGTCCGCTGCTGTAAGGGCCGGTCACTACGACCTCGTGGTGCTGGTCAACCCGAACAACCCGACCGGCCGCCACGCGCCGGCTGCGGACCTGCGCTCGCTCATTGCCTCTGCGCCGGCCCGAACACGGTGGTGGATCGATGAGGCGTACCTGGGCTATGTCGACCTGACAGAGTCGCTCGCCGACCTCGCCGCGACGGACCCGCGGGTAGTCGTCTGCAGCTCGCTGTCCAAGATGTATGCGCTGTCCGGCATGCGGGCCGCGTACCTGGTGGCCGAGCCCGTCACCGCGGCGCAGCTACGCCGATGGACACCGCCGTGGCCGGTCAGTCTCCCGGCGCAGCTGGCCGCGGTGGCAGCACTGCGCGACCCGGTGCACTACAGCGACTGCTGGCTTCGCACCGGGGTGCTCCGCAGGCAACTGGCCAGTGATCTGGCCGGACTTGACGAGGGCTTGGTCGTGGGGGAAGCCGTGGCAAACTTCCTCACCCTGACCCTGCCGTCGGGCGGACCGAGTGCCGCGCAACTGGTGAACGAGTGCCGCCGCCGCGACGTGTACCTGCGCGACCTGTCGCCGTTGTCGTCGCAGTACCAGGGGCGCACCGTGCGCATCGCGGTCAGGGACACCGCCGAGAATGCGCGCATGGTGGCCGCATGTCAGGCCGCCCTGAACGTGCTGCGGCCGGGTCAGGCCTCGGTCGCTCCGATGCCCGCAGGCGTTCCTGTTGCGGGGTCCGCTCGGTGATCACGTGGCCGCCGCCCACACGCAGGACACCGCTTTGACGTATCGATGCCGGAATGCCTTGTGCGGCCGACGTCGATCCACCTGGGCCGGTACTCTTGGCCGGTCCGGCACCGCATGCCGTGAGCGTCGCCGTGGCCGTGACCAACAGGCCCGCCAACAGTCGCCGCAAGGATCTGTTCATGAGTTGTTCCTAGGGCTCGGGTGTTGCTGTGGCCACAAAAGTAGGAGCCACCTCACCCAGGAGCTATGGATCCAATTCCAAGCATCACGCCATCCAGTAGTGCCCAGCTCCAAACGGCGCCGTGCGAGATCGACTCGCCCGCCACCGACCCCGACTACCGGACGGTCTACGCACGCACCGGGTGCCTGTACGTGCCGGGCGGGGCCGGTGTGTTCGGACGAGTGGCCGCCGCCGTGCGCAGCGACGGAGAAATCCTGGGCACGATCTGGGTCATCGCCGACACCAAGGATGCTCGAGCAAAGGCAACCGCCGTCCTGCCGGGACTGCTGGACACGGCCGCGCTGCACCTTCACCACGCACGCGCCGAGCTGGACCTGCGGCGCACACGGCAGGCAAATCTGCTCTCAGCTCTGGTGCGGGCGCCCAACGAGTCCCTCGCTGCCGCGCTTCCGTTCGACATCTCACAACGGCGCTGGTTCGTCCTGGCCATGCTGGCGCCGACGTCCTGCGACTCGGCGAGCGCGCCCGGGGACCGGCTCGTCCGCCGCCTCTCGGCGTGGCTCCACATCATTCATCCAAGTGCGCTCCTCGCCGAGGTCGACGCCCGCCTCGTCATACTCTTCAGCGGCAGCGCCGAGCACGACTGGGTCCAGACAGAGCGAAGTCTCGAAGACTTCTTCCAAGGTGCGCAGCCGAATGTTGCATCCATGACCGTCATCGCCGGATCCCGACTCGGCAACGTGGGCGGCATCAGCGCCGAATTCAAACAGATGCAGACCCTGGCCGGGCTGCTGCGGGCGCAGGTGGTCACACCTCAACCCGGTACGAACGTAGTCTATCTGACACATCATCACCACCACGTCGACCTTGCGGAAATGGCCGGCTTCAAAGGCAATACAGGCCATCGGCAGCCTGTAGTCCTCCGCCGCATCGAGGAGATGGACAAGCAGTCGGGAACGGACTATTTCCGGACCCTTCAGGTCTACGTGGACAACAACCGCAACATCGCCGCAACCGCCGCGGCGCTGGGCGTCCACCCCAACACGGCCCGATACAGGGTGGAAAAGATCCAGACGACGTTCAACCTCGACCTGGCCGACCTCGACACGTTCACCTGGCTCGTCCTCCACTGCCGCTACGTTTCACGCTCGACCGCAGGGGCGAAGCCTGCGAACTGACGGCCGCCCGGCAGGCGTTGCCCACCGCGACCGGCGGCAGCCGAGCCGGAGCGCGCGGCCGGTTCCAAGGTCGCTCTTCGGCGTCCGTGCGCAATCCCTTGACCCCCTACCGACTGGACGGTATGCCTAGGGCCACTGTTACGGCACTCAGGAGCTGATGTGAGCTTCAACCTGGCCACGATGCTGTACGAGACGGCGTCGGCCGCCCCGGACAAGCCATGCGTCATCATCGGCGACACTGCCTTGACCTACGCCCAGGTGGAGGAGCTCTCCGGCCTGGTGGCCGGGAACCTTCTCTCGCTAGGCCTAGAGCGGGGCGCGAAGGTAGCGGTCCAGCTGCCCAACATCCCGCAGTTCCTGTTCGCCTACTTCGGCGCCCTGCGGGCCGGCCTGGTCATGGTGCCGCTGAACCCGCTGCTGCGGGCGCCGGAGGTCACGTACCACCTGGAGAACTCCGACGCTCAAGTGCTCATCACCTGCGAGTCGTTCGCCGAGGAGGCGCACCGGGGTGCGAGCGCGGTGCCCGGTATCTCGACGTACGTCGTCGACCTCGGTGGCGGGCAGCGGCCGGAAGGAACCAGGCCGTTCGACGAGCTGCTCGCCCCGGCCGAGGCCCCCGACATCGTGCCGACCAACGCCGACGACACCGCGGTACTGCTCTACACGAGCGGCACCACCGGCAAGCCGAAGGGCGCCGAACTCACGCACTTCCAGCTGTACATGAACTGCTCCGTCGCCGGGGACCTGATCGGCTTCCTCGACGACGACATCGTCATAGCCGTACTGCCGATGTTCCACGTCTTCGGTCTGTCCAGTGTCCTCAACGCCGCCGTGCGCTTCGGCATCCCGTCGTCGCGGAGGCCGCCGTCATCGGCAGGCCCGACGAGACGTTCGGCGAAGAAGTCGTCGCGGTCGTCGGCCTGACGCCCGGACGGCAGGCCACGCCCGACGAGTTGATCGCGTTCTGCAAGGAACGGATGGCCGCCTACAAATATCCCCGTGAGATCCGGGTGCTCCAGGAGCTGCCCAAGGGACCCACCGGGAAGATCCTCAAGAAGGAGCTGCGCTGATGGCCATGGTGGAGACCGTCCGGGGACCGGTGGACACGGGCGCCCTGGAGCGCACGTACATGCACGAGCACATCTTCGTGCTGAGCCCGGACGTGCAGCAGAACTACCCAGGGGAGTGGGGTGACGAGAACGACCGGATCGCGGACGCGGTGGACAAGCTCGGCGCGCTCAGCGCTCAGGGTGTCCGCACCATCGTCGACCCCACGGTGATCGGCCTGGGCCGTTACATTCCACGGATCCAGCGCGTCGCCGAGCAGCTTCCCGACCTCAACATCGTGGTGGCGACGGGCTGTTACACGTACGAAGACGTGCCGTTCTTCTTCCATCACCGCGGTCCGGCGCTGAACGAAGCCGCGGGCATGGAAGTGCCGGACCCGATGGTGGACATGTTCGTCGGCGACATCGAGGACGGCATCGCCGGCACCGGCGTCAAGGCCGGCCTTCTCAAGTGCGCCATCGACCAGCAGGGCCTCACACCGGGAGTGGAGCGGGTGATGCGTGCGGTGGCCAAGGCGCATCTGCGCACCGGCACCCCCATCACCGTGCACACCCACCCAGGGGCGCGCACGGGGCTGGAGGTCAGGCGTGTGCTGTGCGAGGAGGAGGGCGTGGACCCGAGCCGCGTCGTGCTCGGGCACAGCGGTGACACCACCGACGTGGACCACCTCGGCGAACTGGCCGAAGCCGGATTCGTACTCGGGATGGACCGGTTCGGGATCAACCTCGAGACCACCTTCGAGGCCCGGGCCGAGACGGTGGTGGAGATGTGCCGACGGGGGTACGCCGACCGGATGGTGCTCTCGCAGGACGCTTCCTGCTACATCGACTGGATCGACCCCGCCGTCATGCCGCTGCTCCCGCAGTGGCATTACCTCCACATCGTGGACGAGGTGCTGCCCTACCTCGAACGGCGCGGGGTCGCCAAGGAGCAGATCGACACCATGCTCGTCGACGTCCCCCGCCGCTACTTCGAGGCCGGTGCCAAGGGCTAGGGCCGGTCAGCCCATCGTCTTGGCCCCGTCGAGGGACTCGCGGATGATGTCGGCGTGGCCGCAGTGCTGAGCGGTCTCGGCGACGATGTGCATCAGCACCTGGCGCGCCGACCACTTGCCGCCCGGCTCGGACCACGGGGCCTTCGGCAGCGGCCACGTGACATCCAGGTCGGGGAGATCGGCGATCACCTCGTCGGTCCGGCGGCCCTCCTTGGCGTAGGCGGCCAGCACACCTTCCAACGTCTCGCCTGGCTGCAGCCGGAACCCGTCGGCGCGGCGGGCCCAGTCGGCCTCGGTCATGGCCGTGAAGTCAGGCATCGCGGACGGGCCGTTGAGGATGAAGTCCACCCAGGACCGCTCGACCTCGGTGACGTGCTTGATGAGACCGCCCACGCACAGCGCACTCGCGGTGGTCTGCTTCGCGGCCTGCTCGTCGGTGAGGTCACGGGCGGTGAAGCGCAGGAAGTTCCGCTGCTTGTCCAGCGCCTCCAGCCACTCGGCGCGCTCGCCGGTGACGGCCGGGGCCTCTGCCTGGGCCTGGGTGTCCAGCTCGTTGACAGCCATGGTTACGCCTCCACGTGTTTCTGCTCCGTCGGACAACAACCACGCTATGCCCCATGTAGGTCAGACTCTGTCCTAGACGGCTCGCGCCCGGTGATGTGAATCGCCGGCCCCAAGGACGCGTGAGCCCCGGGCAGCCGCAGTGCGACTGGCCCGGGGCCTGCGCCTTGAGAGATACAGGGGGTGGAACTGTCCCGGCATTCCTCAGCGACGCACAGGTCAGCGATCAGGCGTCGGGCGTCACGCGTCAGGCGAGTTCGACCAGCAGGTCTCCGCCCTCCACCTGCTGGATCGCGTTGATGGCGAGCCGGGACACCGTGCCGCCCTTCGGGGCGGTGATGGAGGCCTCCATCTTCATCGCCTCGATCGTGGCCACCGTTGCACCGGCCTCCACCGTGTCGCCCTCGGCCACCGCCAGCGTGACCACGCCTGCGAACGGCGCCGCGACGTGGTTCGAGTTGGACTTGTCCGCCTTCTCGGTCACCGGGACATCGGACGCCACGGAGTGGTCCCGTACCTGGATCGGCCGCAGTTGACCGTTCAGAGTGGCCATCACGGTGCGTACACCGCGCTCGTCCGCTTCGCCGATGGCCTCCAGCTCGATGAGCAGCCGGACGCCGGGTTCCAGGTCCACGGAGTACTCGCGGTCCGGGCTGATGCCGTAGAAGAAGTCCTTGCTGGCCAGCACGCTGGTGTCGCCGAACGCCTGCCGGTGGCTCTCGAAGTCCTTGGTCGGCCCGGGGAACAGCAGCTGGTTCAGCGTCGACCGCCGGTCCTTCGCGAGACCGGCGCGCTCCTCGGCGGACAGTTCACGCATCGGCTCGGGTCCGGCGCGGCCCTGCAGCGCCTTGGTGCGGAACGGCTCCGGCCACCCGCCGGGCGGCAGGCCAAGCTCGCCGTGCAGGAACCCGATGACCGAGGACGGGAGGTCGAACGAGTTCGGCTCGGCCTCGAAGTCCGCAGGCGACACCCCGGCCCCCACCAGGTGCAGCGCGAGGTCGCCGACCACCTTGGACGAAGGGGTGACCTTCACGAGGTGGCCGAGGATCCGGTCGGCGGCGGCGTACATCGCTTCGATGTCCTCGAACCGGTCGCCGAGCCCGAGCGCGATGGCCTGCGTCCGGAGATTGGAGAGCTGGCCGCCGGGGATCTCGTGGTGGTAGACGCGACCGGTCGGCGAGGACAGGCCCGCCTCGAACGGCGCGTAGATCTTGCGCACGCTCTCCCAGTACGGCTCCAGATCGCAGACGGCCTGGAGATCGAGGCCGGTCGGCCGTTCCGAGTGATTGGTCGCGGCGACGATCGCCGAGAGGGACGGCTGCGAGGTGGTGCCCGCCATCGACGCCACCGCCCCGTCCACCGCGTCGGCGCCCGCCTGGATCGCCGCGAGATACGTGGCCAGCTGGCCACCCGCGGTGTCGTGCGTGTGGATGTGTACGGGCAGATCGAACTCCCTGCGCAGCGCGGAGACCAGCTTCGCCGCCGCAGGCGCGCGCAGCAGCCCCGCCATGTCCTTGACCGCGAGCACATGGGCGCCCGCGTCCACGATCTGCTCCGCGAGACGCAGGTAGTAGTCGAGGGTGTAGAGCTTCTCCGACGGGTCGGACAGGTCGGAGGTGTAGCAGAGGGCGACCTCCGCGACCGCCGAGCCGGTCTCACGCACCGCGTCGATCGCGGGCCGCATCTGACCCACGTCGTTCAGGGCGTCGAAGATCCGGAAGATGTCGATACCGGTCGCGGCAGCCTCTTCCACGAAGGCGTTGGTCACCTCCGTGGGGTACGGCGTGTAGCCGACCGTGTTACGGCCGCGCAGCAGCATCTGCAGACAGATGTTGGGCACGGCCGCGCGCAGTTGGGCGAGCCGGTCCCACGGGTCCTCGGCGAGGAAGCGCAGCGCGACGTCGTAGGTCGCGCCGCCCCAGCACTCCAGCGAAAGGAGTTGCGGCACCGTCTGCGCCACGGCCGGTGCCGCAGCGAGGAGGTCCTTGGTACGGACGCGGGTGGCGAGCAGCGACTGATGCGCGTCCCGGAACGTGGTGTCGGTGACGCCGATGGTGGGGGAGGCGCGCAGCCACCGGGCGAAGCCCTCGGGGCCGAGCTCGGTCAGTTTCTGCTTGGAGCCGGCCGGCGGTTCGCCGTCGGGCAGCCGCGGGAGCTTGGTGGCGGCATCGATCAGATGGGGCCGCTCGCCGTGCGGCTTGTTGACCGTGACGTCGGCGAGGTAGGTGAGCAACTTCGAGCCACGGTCGGCCGAGTGACGTGCCGTCAGCAGATGCGGCCGCTTCTCGATGAACGAAGTGGTGACGCGTCCGGCGGCGAAGTCGGGATCGTCGAGAACGGCCTGGAGGAAGGGAATGTTCGTCGACACACCGCGGATACGGAACTCGGCCACGGCACGCCGGGCCCGGCCGACCGCCGTCTCGAAGTCCCGTCCCCGGCAGGTCAGTTTGACCAGCATCGAGTCGAAGTGGGCGCTGATCTCCGTACCGGCATGGGTGGTGCCGCCGTCCAGCCGGATGCCGGAGCCGCCCGGGGAACGGTAGGCGCTGATCTTGCCGGTGTCGGGGCGGAAGCCGTTGGCCGGGTCCTCGGTGGTGATCCGGCACTGCAGCGCGGCGCCGTGGAGGCGCACGGTGTCCTGGGACAGGCCGAGGTCGTCCAGCGTCTCGCCGGCGGCGATCCGCAGCTGCGCCTGGACGAGGTCCACATCGGTGACCTCCTCGGTCACCGTGTGCTCGACCTGGATCCGCGGATTCATCTCGATGAAGACGTGCTGTCCGGCGGGGTCGAGGAGGAATTCCACGGTGCCCGCGTTGCGGTAGCCGATCTGCCGGGCGAACTTCACGGCGTCGGCGCAGATCCGCTCGCGCACCTCGGGATCGAGATTCGGCGCGGGCGCCAGCTCGATCACCTTCTGGTGGCGACGCTGCAAGGAGCAGTCGCGCTCGAAGAGATGGATGACGCGGCCCTCGCCGTCGGCGAGGATCTGCACCTCGATGTGCCGGGGCTCGACCACGGCCTTCTCCAGGAAGACGGTCGGGTCGCCGAACGCCGACTCGGCCTCGCGGGCCGCAGCCTCGATCGACTCGCGCAGCGTCGCCGGGTCCTCCACGCGCCGCATGCCGCGCCCGCCGCCACCGGCCACGGCCTTGACGAAGACCGGGAATCCGAGATCGTCGGCCGCCCGGACC
The DNA window shown above is from Streptomyces sp. NBC_01445 and carries:
- a CDS encoding pyridoxal phosphate-dependent aminotransferase — translated: MGGRDLQLRVATPVDLQWIHGLRHRVYAQELGQHAPDPAGRLRDGLDGENVYLVAARGAARIGFVSVTPPWLGRYALDKYLSREELPLLGESDVFEVRILTVEPRWRSTSAALLLMYAALRWIAARGGRKVVAMGRTDLLNMYLSAGLRPVGRTVHSGALTFEVLTASVTDLTKVTRDRYRTTLKRLGSDVDWRLDMPFAPRPDGCEHGGASFTAIGTDFRSLHRRHQVVAADVLDAWFPPAPGVRAVLAEDPGWAARTSPPTAAEGLLAEIAMARSLPTETLAVGAGSSDLIFRAFGQWLTPQSRVLLMDPGYGEYAHVTERVIGCRVDRFRLRREDGWRIDPVQLSAAVRAGHYDLVVLVNPNNPTGRHAPAADLRSLIASAPARTRWWIDEAYLGYVDLTESLADLAATDPRVVVCSSLSKMYALSGMRAAYLVAEPVTAAQLRRWTPPWPVSLPAQLAAVAALRDPVHYSDCWLRTGVLRRQLASDLAGLDEGLVVGEAVANFLTLTLPSGGPSAAQLVNECRRRDVYLRDLSPLSSQYQGRTVRIAVRDTAENARMVAACQAALNVLRPGQASVAPMPAGVPVAGSAR
- a CDS encoding phosphotriesterase family protein, which gives rise to MAMVETVRGPVDTGALERTYMHEHIFVLSPDVQQNYPGEWGDENDRIADAVDKLGALSAQGVRTIVDPTVIGLGRYIPRIQRVAEQLPDLNIVVATGCYTYEDVPFFFHHRGPALNEAAGMEVPDPMVDMFVGDIEDGIAGTGVKAGLLKCAIDQQGLTPGVERVMRAVAKAHLRTGTPITVHTHPGARTGLEVRRVLCEEEGVDPSRVVLGHSGDTTDVDHLGELAEAGFVLGMDRFGINLETTFEARAETVVEMCRRGYADRMVLSQDASCYIDWIDPAVMPLLPQWHYLHIVDEVLPYLERRGVAKEQIDTMLVDVPRRYFEAGAKG
- a CDS encoding AMP-binding protein — its product is MSFNLATMLYETASAAPDKPCVIIGDTALTYAQVEELSGLVAGNLLSLGLERGAKVAVQLPNIPQFLFAYFGALRAGLVMVPLNPLLRAPEVTYHLENSDAQVLITCESFAEEAHRGASAVPGISTYVVDLGGGQRPEGTRPFDELLAPAEAPDIVPTNADDTAVLLYTSGTTGKPKGAELTHFQLYMNCSVAGDLIGFLDDDIVIAVLPMFHVFGLSSVLNAAVRFGIPSSRRPPSSAGPTRRSAKKSSRSSA
- a CDS encoding AMP-binding enzyme — its product is MGRPDETFGEEVVAVVGLTPGRQATPDELIAFCKERMAAYKYPREIRVLQELPKGPTGKILKKELR
- a CDS encoding DinB family protein, with translation MAVNELDTQAQAEAPAVTGERAEWLEALDKQRNFLRFTARDLTDEQAAKQTTASALCVGGLIKHVTEVERSWVDFILNGPSAMPDFTAMTEADWARRADGFRLQPGETLEGVLAAYAKEGRRTDEVIADLPDLDVTWPLPKAPWSEPGGKWSARQVLMHIVAETAQHCGHADIIRESLDGAKTMG
- a CDS encoding pyruvate carboxylase, with product MFRKVLVANRGEIAIRAFRAGFELGARTVAVFPHEDRNSLHRMKADEAYEIGEAGHPVRAYLSVDEIIRAARKAGADAIYPGYGFLSENPELALACERSGITFVGPSAETLELTGNKARAVAAARAAGVPVLGSSQPSTDVDELVRAADDLGFPVFVKAVAGGGGRGMRRVEDPATLRESIEAAAREAESAFGDPTVFLEKAVVEPRHIEVQILADGEGRVIHLFERDCSLQRRHQKVIELAPAPNLDPEVRERICADAVKFARQIGYRNAGTVEFLLDPAGQHVFIEMNPRIQVEHTVTEEVTDVDLVQAQLRIAAGETLDDLGLSQDTVRLHGAALQCRITTEDPANGFRPDTGKISAYRSPGGSGIRLDGGTTHAGTEISAHFDSMLVKLTCRGRDFETAVGRARRAVAEFRIRGVSTNIPFLQAVLDDPDFAAGRVTTSFIEKRPHLLTARHSADRGSKLLTYLADVTVNKPHGERPHLIDAATKLPRLPDGEPPAGSKQKLTELGPEGFARWLRASPTIGVTDTTFRDAHQSLLATRVRTKDLLAAAPAVAQTVPQLLSLECWGGATYDVALRFLAEDPWDRLAQLRAAVPNICLQMLLRGRNTVGYTPYPTEVTNAFVEEAAATGIDIFRIFDALNDVGQMRPAIDAVRETGSAVAEVALCYTSDLSDPSEKLYTLDYYLRLAEQIVDAGAHVLAVKDMAGLLRAPAAAKLVSALRREFDLPVHIHTHDTAGGQLATYLAAIQAGADAVDGAVASMAGTTSQPSLSAIVAATNHSERPTGLDLQAVCDLEPYWESVRKIYAPFEAGLSSPTGRVYHHEIPGGQLSNLRTQAIALGLGDRFEDIEAMYAAADRILGHLVKVTPSSKVVGDLALHLVGAGVSPADFEAEPNSFDLPSSVIGFLHGELGLPPGGWPEPFRTKALQGRAGPEPMRELSAEERAGLAKDRRSTLNQLLFPGPTKDFESHRQAFGDTSVLASKDFFYGISPDREYSVDLEPGVRLLIELEAIGEADERGVRTVMATLNGQLRPIQVRDHSVASDVPVTEKADKSNSNHVAAPFAGVVTLAVAEGDTVEAGATVATIEAMKMEASITAPKGGTVSRLAINAIQQVEGGDLLVELA
- a CDS encoding PucR family transcriptional regulator; this translates as MDPIPSITPSSSAQLQTAPCEIDSPATDPDYRTVYARTGCLYVPGGAGVFGRVAAAVRSDGEILGTIWVIADTKDARAKATAVLPGLLDTAALHLHHARAELDLRRTRQANLLSALVRAPNESLAAALPFDISQRRWFVLAMLAPTSCDSASAPGDRLVRRLSAWLHIIHPSALLAEVDARLVILFSGSAEHDWVQTERSLEDFFQGAQPNVASMTVIAGSRLGNVGGISAEFKQMQTLAGLLRAQVVTPQPGTNVVYLTHHHHHVDLAEMAGFKGNTGHRQPVVLRRIEEMDKQSGTDYFRTLQVYVDNNRNIAATAAALGVHPNTARYRVEKIQTTFNLDLADLDTFTWLVLHCRYVSRSTAGAKPAN
- a CDS encoding 4-hydroxybenzoate 3-monooxygenase, with protein sequence MNSLQHPNTPAPQRVSVVVVGAGPAGLTVGNILRRAGVDCVVLESETREFIEQRPRAGVIEEWAVRALEQRGLAGNLLRKAQRHTACEFRFDGRRHRFEYGELTDRHHFVYPQPLLVTDLVREYADVRDGDIRFGVRDVQVHDIETDRPSVSYTCPESGQRQVVHCDFVAGCDGARGVTRRALPAEHYRVARHDYGIGWLSLLAEAPPSSDCVLFGIHQDGFAGQMPRSSEVTRYYLQCPPGDAPENWPHERVWAELRRRLAVEGAPELVEGRLVEKRMLDMHDYVVEPMASGRLFLAGDAAHLVAPIAAKGMNLALHDAFLLGDALVAHLTQEAGSNSGLESYSEACLRRVWDYQEFSQWLSDVYHGSAAGEPFRTGTTLARLRRLFTSPLAAAAFAEQYLGTAESY